The Alkalihalophilus pseudofirmus nucleotide sequence AAAAGTTCGTTACTTATTTGAAGAAGTTGTAGCTGGGATTGCTGGCTATGGTAACTGTATTGGTGTACCGACTGTTGGCGGCGAAGTTCAATTTGATCCTTGCTATGAAGGAAATCCGCTAGTAAACGCCATGTGTGTCGGTTTAATTGACCATAAGGATATTCAAAAGGGTCAGGCAAAAGGTGTAGGCAATACGGTGATGTATGTTGGAGCAAGCACGGGGCGTGATGGGATTCACGGGGCAACATTTGCCTCTGAAGAGCTTAGTGAGGATTCGGATGAAAAACGTCCAGCCGTTCAAGTTGGCGACCCATTTATGGAGAAGTTATTGCTTGAAGCATGCCTTGAGCTGATCCAATCAGACGCCCTTGTAGGGATTCAAGATATGGGTGCAGCTGGATTAACGTCATCTTCAGCAGAGATGGCAAGTAAAGCGGGCTCAGGTATTGAGATGAACTTAGACCTCATCCCTCAGCGTGAAAAAGGGATGACGCCATATGAGATGATGCTCTCAGAATCGCAGGAGCGTATGCTGATCGTTGTCAAAAAAGGCCGCGAACAAGAGATTAAAGAAATCGTCGACCGTTGGGGCTTACTATCAGCTGAAGTTGGAGTTGTAACTGATGATAAACGTCTTCGCCTTCTTCACAACGGAGATATTGTAGCAGATGTTCCTGTTGATGCGCTGGCAGAAGAAGCACCGGTTTATCACAAGCCATCGAAGGTACCTGCTTACTATGAGGAGTTCCAAAAACAAGAGGCATGGACACCGGAAATTGACGATCCTAAAGAAACATTGATCCAATTGCTAGCGCAGCCAACGATCGCAAGTAAAGAGTGGGTGTATGACCAATACGATCACATGGTTCAGACAAACACGGTTGTCACACCGGGTTCTGATGCGGCAGTTGTTCGTATCCGTGGAACACGCAAGGCACTTGCGATGACAACTGATTGTAATTCACGTTACTTATATTTAGACCCAGAAGTAGGCGGTCAAATCGCGATTGCTGAAGCTGCTCGTAATATCGTTTGTTCTGGTGCGACACCGCTTGGCTTAACAGACGGTTTAAATTACGGAAGTCCTGATAAACCAGAGATCTTCTGGCAGTTAGAGAAATCAACTGACGGCATGAGCGAGGCTTGTCGTATTCTTGAAACACCTGTTATCGGCGGAAATGTCTCGCTTTACAATGAAACGAACGGCGTTGCTGTTTACCCAACACCGGTAATCGGCATGGTGGGACTTATTGAAGATGTAGATCATATCACGACTCAAACATTTAAAGAAGCAGGAGACTTCATCTATCTCATTGGTGATACAAAGGCTGAATTTGGAGGCAGTGAGCTTCAAAAAATGCTGAACGGCTCGATCTCAGGCAAGGCGCCTACACTTGATCTTGAAGTGGAGAAAGCTTATCAAAACATGTTATTAACAGCAATCAAATCAGGGCTTGTTGCCTCTGCTCATGATGTAGCAGAAGGCGGCGTAGGAGTAGCACTTGCAGAGAGCTTAATTGGAACAGAACTTGGGGCAGATGCAGCATTAAATGGGGAGATTATCTCACAACTGTTTGCTGAATCTCAATCTAGATTTATCGTTTCAGTGAAGCCGGAGCACCAAGCTCAATTTGAACAAGTAGTAAAAGCGACCTTAATTGGTCAAGTCACAAATGATCCATCGCTTGTTGTAAAATCAGCTGATGAGAAGACGGTACTGAATGTATCAGTAGATGAAATGACTAAGGCTTGGAAGGGAGCCATTCCATGTTTGCTGAAATCAAAGGCTTAAATGAAGAATGTGGTGTATTCGCTGTCTGGGGTCATAAGGATGCTGCTCAAATTACGTATTATGGGCTGCACAGCTTACAGCATAGAGGACAAGAAGGAGCTGGCATCGTCGTCACAGACGGTGAACAGCTCTCCGTTCATAAAGGAATGGGACTTGTAAATGAAGTATTCAGACCAGAGGATTTAACGTTGCTGCACGGAAAAGGAGCGATTGGCCACGTTCGTTACGCTACAGCAGGCGGAGGCGGCTTTGCCAATGTGCAGCCGCTCCTGTTCCGCTCTCAGCGCGGGGGTTTAGCGCTTGCTCATAACGGTAATCTAGTGAACGCCAACAATCTGAAGCATCAGCTAGAAGGGCAAGGCAGTATCTTTCAATCGACTTCTGATACAGAAGTGTTAGCTCACTTAATTAAACGCAGCGGGTACTACACACTAGAGGATCAACTGAAAAATGCTCTAAGTATGTTAAAAGGAGCCTATGCGTTTGCGGTCATGAATGAGACTCAACTAATGGTCGCTCTTGACCCGAATGGCTTGCGTCCACTTTCTATTGGACGCCTTGGAGATGCTTATGTGGTAGCAAGTGAGACTTGTGCATTTGATATTATTGGGGCTGAGTACGAGCGGGATGTTCAGCCGGGTGAGCTTGTTATTATTGATGATAATGGCTTACGTTCTGAGCGTTTTGTCAGCTCGCAGCCAAGAGCAATCTGCAGTATGGAATATGTTTATTTTGCTCGGCCTGACAGTAATGTCGATGGGGTGAATGTTCATACCGCAAGAAAGAATCTCGGCAAGCAGCTGGCATATGAAGCACCAGTGGAAGCAGATGTTGTGACAGGAGTGCCGGATTCTAGTATTTCAGCAGCGATTGGCTATGCAGAGCAGACCGGCATCCCGTATGAGCTTGGATTAATTAAGAACCGTTATGTCGGAAGGACGTTTATCCAGCCTTCACAAGAGCTTCGTGAGCAAGGAGTGAAAATGAAGCTGTCAGCCGTGCGCGGTGTAGTAGAAGGGAAGCGCGTGGTAATGATTGATGATTCGATTGTACGCGGAACAACGAGCAGACGAATAGTACGGATGCTTCGTGAAGCGGGGGCAAAAGAAGTTCATGTACGTATCAGTTCACCGCCTATAAAGAACCCGTGCTTTTACGGAATCGATACATCGACTACAGAAGAGCTGATTGCATCCAATCATTCCATTGAAGAAATGAGAGACATGATGGGTGCAGATACATTAGCTTTCTTATCAACAGAAGGACTTATGGAGGGCATTGGCCGTGATAGTCTAGAACCTAATTGTGGGCAGTGTTTAGCATGCTTTACAGGACAGTACCCAACAGAGATCTATGCGGATACACTTCATCCACATGCAAAAGTATAACAATCGATTTATTGGAATAAAGGGGAGGAACCAAGGATGTCAGAAGCATATAAGCAAGCCGGAGTAGACATTGAAGCAGGGTATGAAGCCGTTCGTCGTATGGGCCAGCATGTTAATCGTACAAATCGCCCAGGAGTCATGGGGGGATTAGGCGGTTTTGGAGGCATGTTCGACCTTTCAAGCTTAAAAATGAAAGAGCCCGTATTAGTATCAGGAACAGACGGGGTAGGAACGAAGCTGATGCTTGCCTTTATGATGGATAAGCACGATACGATCGGTGTTGATGCGGTTGCGATGTGTGTGAATGATATCGTAGTTCAAGGGGCTGAGCCATTGTATTTCCTTGATTATTTAGCGGTAGGAAAGGCTGATCCCGTTCGGATTGAGTCGATTGTTAAAGGTGTGGCTGATGGCTGTGAGCAAGCAGGCTGTGCCTTAATTGGCGGAGAAACAGCTGAAATGCCGGGCATGTATAGTGCAGATGAATATGATATAGCCGGTTTTTCAGTCGGGGCGGTTGAGAAGAGCGATTTGCTTACTGGGGAAGAAATTACTCCAGGCGATATTGTGATTGGGCTTTCATCAAACGGTCTCCACAGCAATGGCTTTTCTTTAGTACGAAAAGTATTTCTAGAGGACAACAAGCTTTCGTTACATGACACTCTTCCTGGACTTGATGGCACGTTAGGAGAAGAATTGCTTACACCAACGAGAATTTACGTGAAGCCTTTATTAGAAGTGCTTCGTACTTACTCTGTTCACGGTCTGGCCCATGTAACCGGAGGCGGTTTTTACGAAAATATTCCGCGTATGCTTCCTGATGGCTGCGGTGTTGAAATTGATTTTGGTTCTTGGCCGATCCACCCTGTTTTCTCACTGCTTGAAGAGTACGGCAGTCTATCAAAAAAGGATATGTTTAGTGCGTTTAATATGGGAATTGGCATGATTGCGGTCGTTCCTGAAAAAGACCATACCAATGTGATTCGTACCCTTGAAGCACAAGGCGAGAAAGCATTTATTATCGGCAGAGTGACAAGCGGTGCAGGAGTGACGATTGGAGGCATTGATTGATGAGGCGGATAGCTGTTTTTGCTTCTGGAAACGGGACAAATGCACAAGCGATTATTGATCAAGCAAAAAGCGGCGTGCTCGAATGTGAAGTGGTGCTTGTTGTGAGTGATAAGCCGGATGCATTTGCATTAACACGAGCAAAAAATGCAGGGATCGACACGTTTAGTTTCAAGCCATCTGATTTCAAAAATAAAAAAAGCTACGAGTCCGAGTTGGTCAAGAAGTTAAAAGAGAAAAACGTACAGTTTATCGCGCTAGCTGGGTATATGCGCCTGATAGGGCCAACGCTGCTTAAGGCATTCGAAGGAAGAATAGTGAATATCCATCCATCTTTATTGCCGCAATTCCCTGGTCTTGATGCGATCGGCCAAGCGATGAATGCTGGTGTAATGGAGACTGGTGTGACGATCCACCTTGTAGATTCAGGGATGGATACCGGTCCGATTATTGCTCAAGAAACAGTACAGGTTGATCAAGATGATACAATGGAAACATTAACAAAAAAGATACAAGCAGTGGAACATCGGCTTTATCCTGCGACAATAAAGGATTGGGTAAAGTCTTTAGAGCTGGAAGGAGTAATGAGCAAATGAAGAGAAGAGCATTAGTCAGTGTATCAAACAAAGAAGGCATTATCCCTTTTGTAGAAGGTTTAGTGAAAGAAGGATTTGAAGTTGTTTCTACAGGCGGAACGAAAAAAGCAATTCAAGAGGCAGGCATTCCTGTAACAGGGATTCAAGATGTGACAGGATTTCCTGAAATCTTAGAAGGCCGTGTTAAAACCCTTCACCCAAATATCCATGGTGGATTGCTTGCGATGCGTGATAAAGATGATCACGCATCGCAGCTTGAAGAACACAATATTACACCGATTGATGTGGTTGTTGTGAATCTTTATCCTTTTCAACAAACGATCGCAAAACCAGGTTCAACATTTGAAGATGCTATTGAAAATATTGATATCGGCGGCCCGAGCATGCTTCGTGCGGCAGCTAAAAACCATAAGTATGTGACGGTTGTTGTAGATCCACAAGATTATGACACAGTACTAGCTGAACTTAAAGATGGTGTGACTGCTGAAACACGCCGCCGCCTAGCTGCAAAAGTATTCCGTCATACAGCTTCTTATGATGCAGTCATCGCTGAATATTTAACGGAAGCAACAGGCGAAGAAAGTCCGGAAACTCTAACAGTTACATATGAGAAAAAACAAAGCTTGCGCTATGGTGAAAATCCTCATCAAAAAGCGACATTTTATAAAAAGCCGCTTGCAAAAGATGGATCAATTGCTACAGCTGTTCAGTTACACGGAAAAGAACTCTCTTACAACAATATTAATGATGCAGACGCGGCTCTTGCGATTGTCAAAGAATTTACAGAGCCTGCTTGTGTAGCTGTTAAACATATGAACCCGTGTGGTGTGGGTACTGGTGAGACAATTGAACAAGCGTATGATAAGGCATATGAAGCAGATCCAGTTTCCATTTTTGGCGGGATTATTGCTCTTAATAAAGAGGTAGATAAACAGACTGCGCTTAAAATGAAAGAAATCTTCTTAGAGATTATTATTGCGCCTGCATTTACTGAAGAAGCACTTGAAGTATTAAAAGAAAAGAAAAATCTTCGCCTTTTAACAGTCGATACAACAAAATCCCAAGGAAAAGAAGCAAGCTTGACATCGATTCACGGTGGACTTCTTGTTCAAGATGAGGATACCTTCAGCTTTGATGCAGCGGATGTCTCTGTACCAACAAAGCGTGAGCCTTCTGAAGAAGAATGGAGTGCTTTGAAACTTGCTTGGAAAGTCGTGAAGCACGTGAAGTCAAACGCGATTGTTCTAGCAAATGATCAAATGACTGTTGGTGTTGGAGCTGGTCAAATGAATCGCGTCGGGGCAGCTGCGATTGCTCTTGAGCAAGCAAGCGAGCGTATGGAAGGCGCGGTTATGGGTTCAGATGCTTTCTTCCCAATGGGTGATACAGTTGAAGCAGCAGCAAAAGCTGGCGTACGAGCAATTATTCAGCCAGGCGGATCAATCCGTGATCAGGAATCAATTGATATGGCGGATCGTTATGATATTGCGATGGTATTTACAGGGGTACGTCATTTCAAACATTAAGAGGAGGCGTCTTGGATGAATGTGCTTGTTATCGGAAGCGGTGGACGTGAACATACAATTGCTTGGAAATTAAATCAGAGTAAGCAAGTCGATCAAGTATTCGTGGCACCTGGCAATGATGGGATGAAAGATGTGGCAGTAACTGTTCCAATCAGTGAGGCCGATCACGCAGGGCTTATCCAATTTGCCAAAGAAAATGAAGTCGAGTTGACTGTTGTTGGATCAGAGGTGCCTCTATTGGCAGGTGTGGTGGATGCTTTTTTTGCTGCTGGCTTAAAAGCATTTGGCCCCACAAAAGCAGCGGCGCGTCTTGAGGGAAGTAAATCGTTTGCAAAAGAGATTATGCAGAAATACACTATTCCAACAGGAGCGTATGACACATTTACAGACTACAATTCGGCTGTGCAATACGTAAAAGAAAAGGGAGCTCCTATTGTTATTAAAGCTGACGGATTGGCTGCGGGTAAGGGTGTAATTGTAGCGATGACTGAAGAGGAAGCAACCGCTGCCCTTCATTCTATGCTTAATGATGATGCCTTTGGTGAAGCTGGTGCATCAGTTGTCATTGAAGAATACTTAGAGGGTGAAGAGCTTTCGTTAATGGCATTCGTGAACGGAGACATCGTTGTACCAATGGTTGCTGCTCAAGATCATAAGCGCGCATTTGACAATGACGAGGGACCGAATACTGGCGGCATGGGAGCTTATTCACCTGTACCTCAGTTTGGTGAAGAGCAAATCAAAGAAGCGGTCGAGACAATCTTAAAACCGACTGCAGCTGCGATGATTAAGGAAGGCCATCCGTTTACAGGTATCTTATATGCGGGCTTAATGATGACGACAACAGGTCCTAAAGTAATTGAATTTAACGCGCGCTTTGGCGATCCAGAAACACAAGTGGTGCTGCCGCGGTTAGAATCTGATTTAGAGCAGGTCATGCTAACGCTGTTAAACGGGGAAAAGCCAGAACTTAGCTGGTCAGATGATGCAGTCATTGGAGTGGTGATGGCGAGTAAAGGCTATCCGGCGTCTTATGAGAAGGGCTCGGTCATCAACGGACTCGACACATTAAAAGACGACAAAGCATTTGTTTTTCACGCCGGAACAAAGCGTGTAGATGATAACTGGGTAACAAACGGCGGCCGCGTCTTATTAGTCGCTTCAAAAGCGAAAACACTAAGCACGGCTAAAGAAACGGTTTATGAGGCCATTGAGCATATCCAGAGTGATGGGCTGTTTTATCGAACTGATATAGGCCATAAAGCTATTTCACGCGTTTCTTCTTCATAAACACATATAAAAATGCAACAATACTTCCTATCAGTAAAATATAAATAAAAAGAGAATCTGTTGCATATTCTTGAATATTGAACATGTTGTCACCTCCAGTGATGATAAACCGTATAAGTTCTAGACTTATACGGTTTTTGTTTTCCTTAGACGAAGCGCCAGTGAAGTCGCCTCCGCCCTTCGTGTCTAGCTTCAGGGCATTGTCCTTCGAGAAACTTTTGTGAATCAAACGAAGTCAAAAAGCGACTTCTTTTTGCTTCCCCTAAGTTTTCGAATGCCAGAACATGCCCTTCCGCCTTTCGGTTCTAGCTTCGGCTCCTTGTCCTGCGGGAAATAACGGTGCCTCGAATGAAGACAAAAAGCGTCTTCATATCGCTGCCCCTAATATTTCCACATGCCAATGCAGTCGCCTAAGCTTTTCGGTTCTATGACGGGTTCATTACTCTGCCGTCTTGGTGGTGTTCGTCGTCGTGGCTTTGGTGGTGGTTGTGG carries:
- the purL gene encoding phosphoribosylformylglycinamidine synthase subunit PurL — its product is MSLLLEPTAERVKEEKLYLEMGLTDAEFELAESILGRTPNYTETGLFSVMWSEHCSYKNSKVLLRKFPTEGEKVLQGPGEGAGIIDIGDSQAVVFKIESHNHPSAIEPYQGAATGVGGILRDVFSMGARPISLLNSLRFGELTSPKVRYLFEEVVAGIAGYGNCIGVPTVGGEVQFDPCYEGNPLVNAMCVGLIDHKDIQKGQAKGVGNTVMYVGASTGRDGIHGATFASEELSEDSDEKRPAVQVGDPFMEKLLLEACLELIQSDALVGIQDMGAAGLTSSSAEMASKAGSGIEMNLDLIPQREKGMTPYEMMLSESQERMLIVVKKGREQEIKEIVDRWGLLSAEVGVVTDDKRLRLLHNGDIVADVPVDALAEEAPVYHKPSKVPAYYEEFQKQEAWTPEIDDPKETLIQLLAQPTIASKEWVYDQYDHMVQTNTVVTPGSDAAVVRIRGTRKALAMTTDCNSRYLYLDPEVGGQIAIAEAARNIVCSGATPLGLTDGLNYGSPDKPEIFWQLEKSTDGMSEACRILETPVIGGNVSLYNETNGVAVYPTPVIGMVGLIEDVDHITTQTFKEAGDFIYLIGDTKAEFGGSELQKMLNGSISGKAPTLDLEVEKAYQNMLLTAIKSGLVASAHDVAEGGVGVALAESLIGTELGADAALNGEIISQLFAESQSRFIVSVKPEHQAQFEQVVKATLIGQVTNDPSLVVKSADEKTVLNVSVDEMTKAWKGAIPCLLKSKA
- the purF gene encoding amidophosphoribosyltransferase; protein product: MFAEIKGLNEECGVFAVWGHKDAAQITYYGLHSLQHRGQEGAGIVVTDGEQLSVHKGMGLVNEVFRPEDLTLLHGKGAIGHVRYATAGGGGFANVQPLLFRSQRGGLALAHNGNLVNANNLKHQLEGQGSIFQSTSDTEVLAHLIKRSGYYTLEDQLKNALSMLKGAYAFAVMNETQLMVALDPNGLRPLSIGRLGDAYVVASETCAFDIIGAEYERDVQPGELVIIDDNGLRSERFVSSQPRAICSMEYVYFARPDSNVDGVNVHTARKNLGKQLAYEAPVEADVVTGVPDSSISAAIGYAEQTGIPYELGLIKNRYVGRTFIQPSQELREQGVKMKLSAVRGVVEGKRVVMIDDSIVRGTTSRRIVRMLREAGAKEVHVRISSPPIKNPCFYGIDTSTTEELIASNHSIEEMRDMMGADTLAFLSTEGLMEGIGRDSLEPNCGQCLACFTGQYPTEIYADTLHPHAKV
- the purM gene encoding phosphoribosylformylglycinamidine cyclo-ligase translates to MSEAYKQAGVDIEAGYEAVRRMGQHVNRTNRPGVMGGLGGFGGMFDLSSLKMKEPVLVSGTDGVGTKLMLAFMMDKHDTIGVDAVAMCVNDIVVQGAEPLYFLDYLAVGKADPVRIESIVKGVADGCEQAGCALIGGETAEMPGMYSADEYDIAGFSVGAVEKSDLLTGEEITPGDIVIGLSSNGLHSNGFSLVRKVFLEDNKLSLHDTLPGLDGTLGEELLTPTRIYVKPLLEVLRTYSVHGLAHVTGGGFYENIPRMLPDGCGVEIDFGSWPIHPVFSLLEEYGSLSKKDMFSAFNMGIGMIAVVPEKDHTNVIRTLEAQGEKAFIIGRVTSGAGVTIGGID
- the purN gene encoding phosphoribosylglycinamide formyltransferase — its product is MRRIAVFASGNGTNAQAIIDQAKSGVLECEVVLVVSDKPDAFALTRAKNAGIDTFSFKPSDFKNKKSYESELVKKLKEKNVQFIALAGYMRLIGPTLLKAFEGRIVNIHPSLLPQFPGLDAIGQAMNAGVMETGVTIHLVDSGMDTGPIIAQETVQVDQDDTMETLTKKIQAVEHRLYPATIKDWVKSLELEGVMSK
- the purH gene encoding bifunctional phosphoribosylaminoimidazolecarboxamide formyltransferase/IMP cyclohydrolase, with amino-acid sequence MKRRALVSVSNKEGIIPFVEGLVKEGFEVVSTGGTKKAIQEAGIPVTGIQDVTGFPEILEGRVKTLHPNIHGGLLAMRDKDDHASQLEEHNITPIDVVVVNLYPFQQTIAKPGSTFEDAIENIDIGGPSMLRAAAKNHKYVTVVVDPQDYDTVLAELKDGVTAETRRRLAAKVFRHTASYDAVIAEYLTEATGEESPETLTVTYEKKQSLRYGENPHQKATFYKKPLAKDGSIATAVQLHGKELSYNNINDADAALAIVKEFTEPACVAVKHMNPCGVGTGETIEQAYDKAYEADPVSIFGGIIALNKEVDKQTALKMKEIFLEIIIAPAFTEEALEVLKEKKNLRLLTVDTTKSQGKEASLTSIHGGLLVQDEDTFSFDAADVSVPTKREPSEEEWSALKLAWKVVKHVKSNAIVLANDQMTVGVGAGQMNRVGAAAIALEQASERMEGAVMGSDAFFPMGDTVEAAAKAGVRAIIQPGGSIRDQESIDMADRYDIAMVFTGVRHFKH
- the purD gene encoding phosphoribosylamine--glycine ligase, which translates into the protein MNVLVIGSGGREHTIAWKLNQSKQVDQVFVAPGNDGMKDVAVTVPISEADHAGLIQFAKENEVELTVVGSEVPLLAGVVDAFFAAGLKAFGPTKAAARLEGSKSFAKEIMQKYTIPTGAYDTFTDYNSAVQYVKEKGAPIVIKADGLAAGKGVIVAMTEEEATAALHSMLNDDAFGEAGASVVIEEYLEGEELSLMAFVNGDIVVPMVAAQDHKRAFDNDEGPNTGGMGAYSPVPQFGEEQIKEAVETILKPTAAAMIKEGHPFTGILYAGLMMTTTGPKVIEFNARFGDPETQVVLPRLESDLEQVMLTLLNGEKPELSWSDDAVIGVVMASKGYPASYEKGSVINGLDTLKDDKAFVFHAGTKRVDDNWVTNGGRVLLVASKAKTLSTAKETVYEAIEHIQSDGLFYRTDIGHKAISRVSSS
- a CDS encoding EYxxD motif small membrane protein: MFNIQEYATDSLFIYILLIGSIVAFLYVFMKKKRVK